The region CACGTGTTTGGGCTTTCGCAGGGGGTGCTGGGGAGTGCGTTGGTCGGTGCCTCGGTCGTGCTTCTCGACGACGCGGGAGCTGGCGAAGTTCTCGATGCGGCGGAGAAATACAAGGCCACCGTTCAATACGGGATTCCGACGTTGTTCTTATCGCAACTGTCGTTGCTTGCTGAGACTGCGCGGGCTACCGATTCGCTCCGTCTGGCGGTCGTCGCGGGTGCACCCGTAAGTGATGAGTTGATGGCCGATCTGTCCGACCGTTTCGGTGCTACGGTGCTGGCCGGCTACTCGGTTACAGAGACGGCATCAACGGTAAGTGTCTCGGTCCCCAGTGATTCACCCCAACAGCGCCGCTTTACCGTCGGACGACCGATCTCTGGCACCATGGTCCGGATCGTAGAAGCGGCCACGGAAGGCGACGTAGAGCTTCCGGTGGAGAGTGTGGGTGAGATCCGAGTGAGGGGGCCGGGCGTTATGTTGGGCTACTATCGACAGCCAAATCAGACCGCCGAATCCTTTGACGCCAATGGCTTTTTCTGTACGGGGGACCTCGGCCTGGTGGATGAGGATGGGTTCCTCCATTTGGTAGGCCGTACGCGGGACGTTATCATTCGCTCTGGTTTCAACGTGTACCCCCGGGAAGTCGAGTCTCGAATTGAGTCTCACCCGGCGGTTCAGGAAGTAGCAGCGATCGGCGTGGCCGATGAGTTGCTTGGTGAAGCCATCTGTGCCTGCATCGTCCCTGTCGAAGGTGCGATCGTCACGGATCACGAGATCGTAGACTGGTGCCGCGAAACACTCGCGGACGACAAGGTCCCCGATATCGTCCGATTCGTCGACGAACTACCTCGGACTGACACGGGTCAGGTACGGCGGGTCGAACTCGCCCGAGCCGTTCATTCGGAAGGGCAATCGACCTGACGGGAAAGCAGCGCCCGCTGTGGGCGTTCCCGAAGGCTTCCCCGACCTCTGTCGCGATCCAACGACGTGGTTGAGGTGGGGAGGCCTCGCATCAGAACAATTCAGTAAGCGAGACAAAATGAACGTGCCGTACACACGCGCCCCTCACCAGGGAATCGGCGGACACTCAGGTCACGACGCGACGCACGCAGCCCTCCTCATCGACTTCGATAACGTAACGCTGGGCATGCGTAGTGAGCTTTCAAAAGAGCTTAAGAGTCTCCTCGATTCCGACGTCATCAAAGGCAAGGTGAGCGTACAGCGCGCCTATGCCGACTGGCGTCGCTATCCCCAGTACATCGTGCCCCTCTCCGAGGCGTCGGTCGATTTAATTTTCGCGCCGGCCTATGGGAGCAACAAGAAGAATGCGACCGATATCCGCATGGCGATCGACGCGCTTGAACTCGTATTCATACGTCCGGAGATCGGCACATACATCTTGCTTACAGGAGACGCGGACTTTTCGAGCCTCGTCCTGAAGCTCAAGGAATACGGGAAGTACGTAATCGGAGTGGGCATTCAGGAATCAAGTTCCGACATCCTCGTCCAGAACTGCGACGAGTACTACTCTTACACCAGCCTCACCGGCCTCACGAAGACGACTGAGCTGAACAATCGCGAAGGGCGGGATCCCTGGCTTCTGGCCAAGGACGCGGTCGCGAAAATGGTCCAGCGTGGTGACGTGATGCGATCCGACCGGCTCAAGCAGGTCATGCAGGAGCTCGATCCGACGTTCGACGAAGGAGCCATCGGCTTCTCAAAGTTCAGCAAATTTCTCGCGGAAGGGTCGTCGCGTGGCGTGGTGAACCTTCGAAAGCTCGAGAACGGGCAGTATGAGGTTGAGCCAGGAAAGAGTTCGAGTAGTGACCGCCCGGAAGAGGGGCGGAGCCGCGCGAGTCGCAGTCGAGGCGGCCGTAGCCGTGGTGGACGGGGGCGTGGAAGCCGTAGCGATCGCGGGCAGGAGCGCACCGACTCAGTTGGCGCGACGGAGACGTCGTCGAGTCCGGAGGACGTCGATCCATTGCGCGCTGCGTACGACGTTCTTAGTCAGGCTCTCTCGACTCTCCGTGAAGCTGGCCGGGATCCGGTTCGGGACTCTGATGTGAAAAGGAAAATCCTCGAACGTGACCGCTCCTTCGATGAGACGGAGCTCGGCTTTGCGAAGTTCAGTAAATTTCTTGAGCAGGCGTTGCAAGATGGAGTGGTAACCCTGACAAAGACGGAAGCGGGAAATCACGACGTGTCGTTGGCGGAGGGAGTCACCGCTGACTCTCCGACGTCAGGGGTAGCTGCACCTGCTGTCGAGACACAGGCTCCGGTCACGACGACCGCAGTAGAGAGCCCGGCCGAGGTTGCCGCACCGGCAGCTCCGCCCAAGTCGGAAGAAAAAGAGACCAAACGAGGCCTGTTCGGCTTCCTGGGAGCTCGGCGGGGATCCACAAGCCGCCGTGGCGGTAAAGATGGGTCATCGCTCTTTGGGCTCGGGAACATCGTTTCTTCGTCTTCTGGCGAGCCGACGCCAAAGCGTTTTGCGGACGACCGTCCGTCCAATCCGCGATCGGGTGGTACCGGAGTGGCCGCTACTGAGATGAACGAGCCTGACGAGTCCGGCGAGACCGACTATGACGAGCCGGATCTGCGGATTGATTCGGCAGTCGTCGACTACGGAGACAACGACGAAGAACCGGACGAGGTAGTGGCAGCGCCGCCGACCCGGTCTTCAGGGCCTCGGAAATCAGGCTCTGCTACCTCCAGTCAGTCGCCAGCCGTGTCCGCTGCGCCCACGTCGGAGTCGCCAGCGGTGTCGTCCACTCAGGAAGCGCCCTCCGGTTCTGCTCCGTCTGAGAGCGTAGAGGGGCTGGGCTTGCCGTCCGACCCCGGAGCGATAGTTCGCTACCTCACGCATCGGTACAAGGGCGTTGGCGAGAAGACTGCCGAGACGCTGGTGGAGACTCTGGGCGCTGACATTTTCCGAACCATGCAGGAAGATCCGGACCGCATCGGAACCATCGTGCCTCCGGGACGTGCGGAGCAGGTCCTCGAGGCCTGGAAGTCTGACTTCGAGCGCAGGTCTGGAGCCAAGACCAGTGGGTCGAGTGGGTCTGAGTCCGGCACTGGTGGACGTTCCGGCGGTGGGCGGGGACGCGGAAGAGGTCGCAGCTGACCCGACCGTAGTACCCCCCTGTCGCCGCACCAATCGACCTTCCTGACGGCCAGGGATTTTCTCAAGCACGTTTTACTGTCAGCCCGTGGCGATGGTCGCACGCGCGCTTCTTGGCTCATGTCTTGTTTGGCTTATAGAGGGCCGGTTGCGCACTTGGGGTCATCGTCGAGGTTGATGGCTTCGGTCAGACCGTTCTGCATCAGGGCCTTCTTCCAGTCGAGGGCATCGATATGATGACTCGACGGCGGCAGGGCGGCCTCGATAGCTGCCGATCCGGGTAGACTGGTCCAGGCGTTGGAGATTTCCGACGATTTGTATGTACATGATCGATCCACCCCACCCCTCCTGTTGGTCCCCGGGTGGGCGGTCGAAGACGACCGTGTGGGCGTGTCTGCAAAGATAGAAATCAGTGTAGCGGCGGATCGGCTCCATCGGTTCTATGTTCGAGGCACCGACGGGGTGTCGAGACACCCCGCGTGAACCGCTCTGGAGTGAAGATGCATGAGTGACCCGACCTGGATTTCGGTCCTGCCCCCGATTCTCGCGATCGGTCTCGCGATCTGGACTCGGCAGGTCTATCTCTCGCTCGCGGGGGGACTCTGGTTTGCGTGGACGATTCTTGAGGGATGGAATCCGCTGACCGGAGTTTCTTCGGCGCTTGAAGGTGCCGTCGCAGTGTTTGCGGACCCGGGTGATACTCGCGTGATCATGTTCACGCTCGTTATCGGCGCCCTGATCGCGACCGTTCAGGCCTCGGGGGGCGTGCAGGGATTCGTCCACCAGCTCGAAGAGCGGAAATGGGTTGACTCTTCGAAACGGTCCCAGCTGCTTGCATGGATCGTGGGCGTCGGAATCTTCATCGAGTCGAATATTACTGTGCTGGTAGCAGGTACTGTCGCTCGCCCGCTTTGTGACCGATACAAGTGCTCGCGGGAAAAATTGGCGTACATCATCGACTCTACTTCGGCACCGATCTGCGTTCTGATTCCGCTCAACGCATGGGGGGCTTACAACCTCCAAATCCTCGAGGGACTTGGCGTCGAGAATGCGCTTGGCGTCTTCATCCAGTCTATTTTCTTCAATTTCTACGCATTCGCTGCCGTACTGCTCGCCCTCCTGGTGGTTCTGTTCGGCATCGACATCGGGCCCATGAAGAAGGCTGAAGAGCGAACCCGTAACGGGCAGGTTCTCTGGCCGGGTGCTATGCCCATGATCGATGAGGAAGTGCTTTCCACAGCACCGGACCCGAGTATCGAGCCTCGGGCGAAGAACATGATTCTGCCCATTCTGGCCATGGTCCTGTTCATGCCGGTCGCCCTCCTCATCACGGGTTCGGGCGACATCCGAGAAGGCTCCGGATCGACGAGTGTGCTCTGGTCTGTTGGTGTTGGTCTCGTCCTGTCCTGGATCATGCTCAAGGCGCAGGGAATTTTCACTGTGGAAGAGCTGGTCAAGCTCGCGCTCAAGGGTGCCGGTGCCCTCGTGCCGTTGGCTCTCATTCTGTTGCTTGCGCTGGCCCTGGGTGATGTCATCCAGATGCTTGGCACCGGCGTCTATGTCGCGCAGGTCACGGCGGGGACCATGCCCAACTTCGTTTACCTGCCGCTGATCTTCCTGGTTTCTGGCGGGATCGCTTTTTCGACCGGGACGAGCTGGGGCACGTTCGCCATCATGCTGCCGATCGCGGTGCCGGCGGCCATGACTCTCGGGCTGCCTCTAGCGCCGTTCGTGGCGGCTTCGCTCGCGGGTGGCGTGTTCGGAGACCACTGCTCTCCGATCTCAGACACGACGATCATCTCCTCGATGGCAGCAGCGACGGATCACATCAGCCATGTCCGCACGCAAATCCCCTACGCACTCATCTGCGGAGGGATTGCCACCGTCGCGTTCGCGATCCTCGGAGCGACCCTCTAGACAAGCGCTCGAAAACAGCGTTTCGATTCACTATATTGGGGGCGGTGCGGCCCTGGCCGCCGTGAGAAAACACCGTACGTGGAGCGAGTCAGTTGAACGTCATCGTGTGTGTAAAGCGCGTCCCAGACACTGAGGCGCGCATCCGTGTCGACAGTTCCGGGATTGCCATCGACAAGGCGGGTATCAAGTATGACTTGAGCCCGTACGATGCCTTCGCGGTAGAGGCCGCTCTTCGTGTCAAAGAGGCCGCCGGCGAAGGCGAGGTCACCTTGCTCACGCTCGGTGATTCGTCGACGCAAGAGACGCTTAGAAAAGGACTCGCAATGGGAGCAGACCGGGCGATCCTCCTTACTGGCGAGGTCAGCCTGGACGGTCTCGCGACGGCAAAGGCTTTGGCAGCAGAGCTGGACGGATCCGATGCCCCACTCTTCCTGTTCGGGATTAAGGCGGCCGACTACGATCAATCACAGGTTGGACCTATGGTCGCTACACTCGCGGGTCGTCCGTGCGTCACGGGTGTGTCCGGCTTCGATGTCGAGGCTGGGAGGGTGGTTTGCCGGAGAGAGGTCGAGGGCGGTAGTGAAACCGTCCACGTCGACCTCCCCGCGGTGCTTTGCATGACTAAGGGCCCGAACCAACCACGCCTTGCGGCGCTCAAGGGAATCATGGCAGCCAAGAAGAAGCCACTGGACGAAAAACCAGCTGTCTCCGGAGTGGCCCGAGTGCGTCTGGTCGCGCTGACGGAGCCGCCGGCGCGCGAGCCGGGCAGGATCGTCGGAGAGGGTGCCGACGCAGTTGCTGAACTCGTTCGCCTGCTTCGTGAAGAAGCAAACGCGATCTGAACCCGCTGTTCGATCGCTAGCCCCATCCCATCTGGAATTCTTACGGAGTAGTCAGACATGGCGAATGTACTCGCCTTTGCAGAGCAGCGAGACGGTCAAGTTGGTTCAGCAGCTCGCGAGGCCGTCGGCGTCGCGGCCCAGCTCGCCGAATCACTAGGCGGCAAAGCTCACGCTTTGGTACTTGGGGGCTCGGGGTTATCCGCCTCGGCTGCAGCGCTTGGTGAGGTAGGTGCCGCTGCGGTCGCCGTGGGCGAACATGACGACCTGAGCGATTACAACCCCGAGGGTTATGTCAATCTGGTCGTCGATCACGTAAGGGCGGGCGACTACGGTGCGGTCATTTTTGGGGCGACCACTCTGGGCAAGGATCTGGCACCTCGGGTCGCGGCTCGACTCGACGTGCCAATGGCGTCCGACGTGACCGGAGTTGAGGCGTCAGGCGGCACGCTTTCTGTGACGCGCCCAGTCTTCTCTGGGAAGGCGTTCGCGACACTGGAAATCGATGCCACGCCTGCGGTCGTCACGGTGCGTCCGAATGTGTTTCAAGCGGCGGTGCGACCCGCGGCTGGTGAAGTGTCGACTTTCACGCCCGAGGTCGACGCGTCGACGTGGAGAGTCCGGGTTGTAGAACGTGACAGCGCCAGCGGCGGGCAGGTCGACGTTTTGGAAGCCTCGGTGATTGTGTCCGGTGGCCGAGGCATGAAAGACCCCGAGAACTGGGGTCTACTCGAAGAACTTCGCGATGCGATAGGGTCAGATGTAGCGCTCGGTGCCTCTCGTGCTGTGGTCGACGCCGGATGGCGTCCGCACCGCGAACAGGTCGGACAGACCGGGAAGACGGTCGCGCCGAAACTCTATTTCGCAGTGGGTATTTCCGGAGCGATTCAGCATCTTGCGGGCATGAGGACGGCCAAGACAATCGTCGCGATCAATCGTGATGCTGATGCGCCGATCTTCAGCGTTGCAGACTATGGAATCGTTGGAGACCTCTTTGACATCGTTCCCAAGTTGGCCGAGGAAATCGCCGCGCTGCGGGCTTCAGACTAAGAGATCTTCGCCGCGATGACTTGATGTCACCACGGCTACCAGATCTCACCCGTCCTGCGCCCCGGGTTTTCCACCGAGGACGGGTATCGGGTCGACAGGGCGCCCCCAGCGCCATACCTCGAAGTGGAGATGGGGGGCTGTAACGTCACCCGTGGCGCCGCTGAGTCCGATAGGATCACCCGCGCTCAGGCGCTGCCCGTCGGCGACTTGAATGACGGAGAGGTGCGCATACACCGATTCAATGCCTCCGGCATGGTCGATCCACACGACGTTGCCGAAGCCTCGCATGGCACCCGCGAAACGCACCGTGCCGTCGGCCATCGCCTCGACGAGTGTGCCCGTCGCGACGTTCAGGTCCACTCCTCGATGAATGTCTGGCCGGGCACCCATGAATCGTAGGCCGAATCCTGAGGTGAGAGACGCGTCGACCGGCCAGCGCGGGAGGTGACACCCTGTCGCCCCGACGACCAACGCGCACGCGAGCAGGGTGCGCGTCCGCATCCCTAGCCGATCATGAACGGAACTGCTGCCGGCCCTGAATCGAGCAGCATCACCTCGACGATCTCGCCCGGCTCGATGCTTCCACGATCTGGTGGTACGATCGCCAGACCGTCGGCCGCAGCGAGACCTCGGACCAACCCGGAGACCTGCGGGCCGGTCAGCGAGGCCGTCAGCTCTCCACCCTCGACCCCGAGGGATACTCGCTGGAAGTAGGTCAGGGATGCGGGAGTATCGAGGCGTTCGGTCGTGCGGCAGGGCACTCGCCTGCGTTCCACTCTAGCATGGCCCGCCAGACGCAGCAGGTAGGGTCGAACGAAGACCTCGAACGTCACGAAGGCTGACGAAGGATTACCCGGAAGGCTGAACACCGCCTGCCGGTGATCGCGGTGGTCGAGCCAGCCGAAGCTGATCGGGCTGCCTGGGCGCATCTTCACCCGCCAGAAGTCCTGGATGAAGCCGCGGGTGTCGAGCACCCGTTTCACGAGATCAGCTTCGCCCATGGAAGCGCCACCGATCGTGATCAGAACGTCAGAGTCACGGCCCCGTTCGATCGCATTCTCAATGGAAGCCGGTTCGTCCACGGCGATGCCGAGGTCTAAGGGGATCGCCCCGAGCGCCTCAACTAGCGCCTGGACCATTGGGCCGTTCGACTCGGGAACGCCCTGGCCTTTGCGCACGTCGTCGTATTGATCTGCACGCCGCAACTCGTCTCCCGTGGAAAGTACGGCTACGGTGGGTACACCGTGGAGTTGAGCGCGTACCCGGCCGGCGGCCGCCAGAACCCCCATCGTCCCGGGTGTGATCGTGTGCCCCGGTGAGAAGAGGAGGTCGCCCGAACGCATATCCTGTCCGGCGCCGCGTACGTGACGTCCGCTGTCTCTCGAGCTGTTGATCGATACTACGCCCGGGGCTGCCTCCGCATCGGTGTCTTCTACTCGGACCACCGTGTCTGCGCCGTCCGGCACGGGTGCACCCGTCATGATCCGCATGGCGCTAGCGGGTTGTAAGGTGCGAGGCGCTCCGTCGCCTGCCCGAATGACATCGGTAACAGGCAACTGAGTAGGGTTTTCGGGCGTCGCCTCGGCTATGTCTGCGGAGCGGACGGCGTAGCCGTCCATGGCGCTGTTGTCCCATGGCGGCAGCGTCGCTTCGGCCACGATGTCCTCAGCGAGGGCACGCCCCAACGCTTGCCGAAGTTCGACTGGCTCTGCCGGATGAGGACGTGCGGCAGCCATGATCCGACGCCGAGCGGCGTCAACGTCGAGCCAGTCCGCGACACGGGCTTCGAAGTCTGAGCCGCCGGGAGAGCTCACAGTTGTCTCGGCCTCACCACCGGTAGAGCAATCCGATCGAAAGCTGATTCCCTTGGAGCCACTCCCCGTCTGCCACACCTAGGAAGTCCCGGTCCGGGTCAGCATAGCCGGGTGGCGTATCGGCCTTCCAGAGCGAGAAATTCCACTCTGGTCGAATCACGATCCTATCCGTGAGAAACCACCGAGTCCCAAGACCGAGTGTCCCGAAGAAACTCGTCCCGAAATCGAATTGATCTTCGGGCAGCAGTATCTGATCCAGAGCATTCTCGCTGGACGCATCCAGAGCGATTCCGCCTCCGGCCGTGAAGTATGGCGCCAGCCGGTGCCACGTGCGACGTCCGGTGAAGGTGAAGCGGATGCGTGCATCGATTGTGACGATCGATGCATCTGCCTGGCCGATCAAGCGGTCACCTTCGGTCCGACCGGGGTCAATGACGTCGCGCTCACTCTTGATGAGCCCGACGGCCCCACCGAACGAGAGCGGTCCGGAAAGCTCGAGCGCGTACTGCGCGCCCGTGACGGGTCCTCCGCTGGGTGCATACCCGAAGCGCCCAGCACCGGAATTCATCACTCCGCCGTAGACCCCGACCTCGGACCCACGTTCGATGTAGGCGAAGGGGGAGGGTATGGATTGTGCATCAGCCAGAGCTGGAGACAGGAGTCCCAGGGCCGTGAGCGCGATGCCGAAGTTGATCGTGGAAAGCCGCATGGAGGGAATGAGTACCTCGCCGACGTATTTTTCAATGATTGAAATTATGGAACGCCACAGGCAAATTCCTGTTGGACCATCGCTTGCGGCACTCTGACCGCACGATGTAACACCTTTCGTTCGCGATCGTTTCAGCCAATATGTCACTTCGATACAGGCTTTTACTCGGCGCGTTGCTCCTCAACGGGACTCTCGGCGTCGTAGGCCCCTCCGATGCCGAGGGGCAGTTCTCCACTTCTGTGCGAGTGGAGGAGAATTTTCGACGTGAACCGAACGGCTTGGTGCTGGCACGAATGGACCCAGGTGCCCCCGTCCGCGTGCTCGCCACGGAGGGAAATTGGACCGAGGTAGAAATCGAGGGCTGGGTTTGGCAGCGTTCCCTTCAGGCGAGTGAGGATCCCTCCATGGATCTGGTAGTGTCGGAATCGGAAGGGGAGAATCTCCGATCTGGGCCGTCCGGAACGATCTTGGGAAGACTCGAAGAAGGCACACTCCTCGAAGAACTGAGTCGAGACCCGGCATGGGTTCGAGTGTCTCGTGTCGGCTGGATCTGGACCGGCTCACTTCGGGAGTCCACTTCGACCTCGGACGACACGGTCCACCCGACGATGACCACCCGGCCCGCGACTCGCGCGCCGGCAGGTGTGCAGAATCTTGGCGAAGCGGGTGGGCCGATCTTGGCCGCACCTGACGGAGACACGCTCGCCGTGGCCGCCCCCGCCAGTGACCTCGAGGTGCTCCAGCGAGAAGGAAATTGGGCCCGGGTGAGACTGGAAGGCTGGATGTGGATGCCGGCGCAATTCGGATTGGGAGACGCAGACGAGACGGCCGAGTCACTCGAGCCGGAGGACTTTGTTAGTGACCCGGATGCATACGCAGGCCGTGTCGTCGAGTGGACGATCCAGTTCATTTCTCTGGAACGCGCCGAGGCTGTCCGGACGGACTTTTTCGAGGGGGAGCCCTTCCTTTTCGCTCGATTCGGGGGCAACGACGGCCCGTTCGTTTATGTGGCGCTGCCTGCCGATCGGCTCTCCGAAGTGGAGGGGTTGGTGCCTCTCGAGGAACTTTCCGTTACCGGTCGAGTCCGGACGGGATCCTCTGATTTGACTGGAGCCCCCATCATCGACCTCATTTCCCTACAACGAATCCGATAGCAAGATGTGGACGAACCAGGCTGTGGCTTCTCGGGCACTCGTTGCGGTGCCGCTCCTCGTAGCTTTCGCTTGTAGTTCAGGCCCGACTGAAGTCATTCTGCAACCGGTGGAGACGATCGTCGCCGCCGGTGACCACCAGTACGGAACCGCGGGGCAGATCCTGCCCACGTCGCTCCACGTTGTCGTGCGGGGGATCACGACCGAGCTTCCGCGGGCGGATCGAAACGTCCTCTGGACTGTGGAGTCGGGTGACGCTGAGATCGTTGGGATCGCCAGCGTCTTGACCGATGAAGCCGGCTCGGCTCGCGTGAAGGTCCGTCTCGGGACAGCGACAGGAGAGGTCTCCATTCTTGCCCGGGTGCAGGACCAGGAGAGCTCGAGCGCGGTGTTTACCCTGTATCTGGTGGATCGTCCTGTGCTTGCGACTGTGTCCCCGGCTACGGCCTCCCCAGGTTCATCCGTTACACTGACCGGCCAAAATTTCAGCCCGGACGCGGATCACAATGTAGTTCTCTTTTCTGGGCTGCGCGGGAGAGTCACTGCCGCCTCGACAACTCAACTGACGGTCACTGTGCCACCGTGCCTCACATCGCGGTCCGTGGTGATCACCGCCCAGTTGGGCATAGTCGCGAGTTCCTCGACTTCCCTTCAGATTTTATCTGCGGGGAGTGTGGAGTCGCTTGCTGTAGGTGAATCGGTATCTGCGACCGACCCCGAAGGTTTTTCATGCGTGACGGTGCCGGGCGACGGAGCCACCAGTTATCTGGTGATGGTGCAATCCACTAGCGAAGTTGGGGCGGCGATGCATCCAGTGTCGTTTTTCGGCCTCAGCGCCGACGGCAACCCCTACGCCTCGGTCGTCGACACGCGCGCCCGGGCTGCGATTGCGGCCCCCTCTACGGTTCTTCTCGACGGCCCCGGTCGCATGCAGGCCAACTGGGATGCACGTCTGCGGGAGTATGAGGCCGAAATCACTCGGGGCAGGGGCCAGGTCCAGACAGACGTGCCCGAGGGAGATCGTGCTCAACGCGTCGACCGCCCGGCCGCGGTCCCGATCCTCGGTGAACAGCGGACCTTCGAAGTGTTTCGGGATGTGGGTGATTTCACTGAAGTGACTGCAACCGCCCGCCACATTGGTCAGAGGGCTGCATTCTTCGTCGATCTGAATTCGCCGGAGGGCGGATACACGCCGGCCGATCTGCAATATTTTTCCGATACTTTCGACCAGATCATCCATCCGATGGTCACTTCA is a window of Longimicrobiales bacterium DNA encoding:
- a CDS encoding class I adenylate-forming enzyme family protein, with translation MALTEQVDGSTIASVLATRATTDSGRPYLLFDEDLYSYGAVDTHAEALAAGLAGLGVEPGDRIALVLPSCPEFVISMFAAAKLGAVVVPLNPRLATPDLQYMLRHSEAVCAVIIEQDRGTDFLHLFEEIMPQLPDLRYLVTVGAEELWYDETIYQFEDLLSAGAGRDFPAPETEPGDCFALLYTSGTSGKPKGVELSHANLLAVAAGTAEAIGLEETDRVIGISGLFHVFGLSQGVLGSALVGASVVLLDDAGAGEVLDAAEKYKATVQYGIPTLFLSQLSLLAETARATDSLRLAVVAGAPVSDELMADLSDRFGATVLAGYSVTETASTVSVSVPSDSPQQRRFTVGRPISGTMVRIVEAATEGDVELPVESVGEIRVRGPGVMLGYYRQPNQTAESFDANGFFCTGDLGLVDEDGFLHLVGRTRDVIIRSGFNVYPREVESRIESHPAVQEVAAIGVADELLGEAICACIVPVEGAIVTDHEIVDWCRETLADDKVPDIVRFVDELPRTDTGQVRRVELARAVHSEGQST
- a CDS encoding NYN domain-containing protein, which gives rise to MNVPYTRAPHQGIGGHSGHDATHAALLIDFDNVTLGMRSELSKELKSLLDSDVIKGKVSVQRAYADWRRYPQYIVPLSEASVDLIFAPAYGSNKKNATDIRMAIDALELVFIRPEIGTYILLTGDADFSSLVLKLKEYGKYVIGVGIQESSSDILVQNCDEYYSYTSLTGLTKTTELNNREGRDPWLLAKDAVAKMVQRGDVMRSDRLKQVMQELDPTFDEGAIGFSKFSKFLAEGSSRGVVNLRKLENGQYEVEPGKSSSSDRPEEGRSRASRSRGGRSRGGRGRGSRSDRGQERTDSVGATETSSSPEDVDPLRAAYDVLSQALSTLREAGRDPVRDSDVKRKILERDRSFDETELGFAKFSKFLEQALQDGVVTLTKTEAGNHDVSLAEGVTADSPTSGVAAPAVETQAPVTTTAVESPAEVAAPAAPPKSEEKETKRGLFGFLGARRGSTSRRGGKDGSSLFGLGNIVSSSSGEPTPKRFADDRPSNPRSGGTGVAATEMNEPDESGETDYDEPDLRIDSAVVDYGDNDEEPDEVVAAPPTRSSGPRKSGSATSSQSPAVSAAPTSESPAVSSTQEAPSGSAPSESVEGLGLPSDPGAIVRYLTHRYKGVGEKTAETLVETLGADIFRTMQEDPDRIGTIVPPGRAEQVLEAWKSDFERRSGAKTSGSSGSESGTGGRSGGGRGRGRGRS
- a CDS encoding electron transfer flavoprotein subunit beta/FixA family protein; translated protein: MNVIVCVKRVPDTEARIRVDSSGIAIDKAGIKYDLSPYDAFAVEAALRVKEAAGEGEVTLLTLGDSSTQETLRKGLAMGADRAILLTGEVSLDGLATAKALAAELDGSDAPLFLFGIKAADYDQSQVGPMVATLAGRPCVTGVSGFDVEAGRVVCRREVEGGSETVHVDLPAVLCMTKGPNQPRLAALKGIMAAKKKPLDEKPAVSGVARVRLVALTEPPAREPGRIVGEGADAVAELVRLLREEANAI
- a CDS encoding electron transfer flavoprotein subunit alpha/FixB family protein, translated to MANVLAFAEQRDGQVGSAAREAVGVAAQLAESLGGKAHALVLGGSGLSASAAALGEVGAAAVAVGEHDDLSDYNPEGYVNLVVDHVRAGDYGAVIFGATTLGKDLAPRVAARLDVPMASDVTGVEASGGTLSVTRPVFSGKAFATLEIDATPAVVTVRPNVFQAAVRPAAGEVSTFTPEVDASTWRVRVVERDSASGGQVDVLEASVIVSGGRGMKDPENWGLLEELRDAIGSDVALGASRAVVDAGWRPHREQVGQTGKTVAPKLYFAVGISGAIQHLAGMRTAKTIVAINRDADAPIFSVADYGIVGDLFDIVPKLAEEIAALRASD
- a CDS encoding M23 family metallopeptidase, with product MRTRTLLACALVVGATGCHLPRWPVDASLTSGFGLRFMGARPDIHRGVDLNVATGTLVEAMADGTVRFAGAMRGFGNVVWIDHAGGIESVYAHLSVIQVADGQRLSAGDPIGLSGATGDVTAPHLHFEVWRWGRPVDPIPVLGGKPGAQDG
- a CDS encoding molybdopterin molybdotransferase MoeA, whose amino-acid sequence is MSSPGGSDFEARVADWLDVDAARRRIMAAARPHPAEPVELRQALGRALAEDIVAEATLPPWDNSAMDGYAVRSADIAEATPENPTQLPVTDVIRAGDGAPRTLQPASAMRIMTGAPVPDGADTVVRVEDTDAEAAPGVVSINSSRDSGRHVRGAGQDMRSGDLLFSPGHTITPGTMGVLAAAGRVRAQLHGVPTVAVLSTGDELRRADQYDDVRKGQGVPESNGPMVQALVEALGAIPLDLGIAVDEPASIENAIERGRDSDVLITIGGASMGEADLVKRVLDTRGFIQDFWRVKMRPGSPISFGWLDHRDHRQAVFSLPGNPSSAFVTFEVFVRPYLLRLAGHARVERRRVPCRTTERLDTPASLTYFQRVSLGVEGGELTASLTGPQVSGLVRGLAAADGLAIVPPDRGSIEPGEIVEVMLLDSGPAAVPFMIG
- a CDS encoding IPT/TIG domain-containing protein, with amino-acid sequence MWTNQAVASRALVAVPLLVAFACSSGPTEVILQPVETIVAAGDHQYGTAGQILPTSLHVVVRGITTELPRADRNVLWTVESGDAEIVGIASVLTDEAGSARVKVRLGTATGEVSILARVQDQESSSAVFTLYLVDRPVLATVSPATASPGSSVTLTGQNFSPDADHNVVLFSGLRGRVTAASTTQLTVTVPPCLTSRSVVITAQLGIVASSSTSLQILSAGSVESLAVGESVSATDPEGFSCVTVPGDGATSYLVMVQSTSEVGAAMHPVSFFGLSADGNPYASVVDTRARAAIAAPSTVLLDGPGRMQANWDARLREYEAEITRGRGQVQTDVPEGDRAQRVDRPAAVPILGEQRTFEVFRDVGDFTEVTATARHIGQRAAFFVDLNSPEGGYTPADLQYFSDTFDQIIHPMVTSSFGAESDLDQNSRIVVLLTPAVNALTPRSASGFVGGFFFGADLLPKLQGSNAAEIFYSLVPDPGGVFSDPRPRDKLLEVTPAILAHEYQHMVHFNERVLVRGAEANEATWLSEGLAQFSEELTAREFDNAGDADAAELFRDGAVDRSRRYLAGPDSVSLLISSGQGTLAERGSGFLYVMYLVDRFGSDLVGRLTRTTNTGARNVEAETRTDWATGLSDWWSAVWMDGENGLPDTPGFPGVDLKAFLGDPFPLEADVTGQGDFALYQNLRSASVAYYIVTPAAGGSMTLRVGGESGGTSLAQAGVEMRIIRIQ